Genomic window (Rhipicephalus sanguineus isolate Rsan-2018 unplaced genomic scaffold, BIME_Rsan_1.4 Seq684, whole genome shotgun sequence):
TCATCTAGGATATATGTACTTCGTGAAGGATAAGGTAAGTGAGGTTATTGTATATCAAGCATATCAAAGGTAACCGCCTTGCACTAGCGCGTCAGCCCTTAAAAAACGGCTTGCATAAGCAACGACAACCCTAGACGTTCTTTTTGTATGCGTTCGAATAAAATGCCATAACCACAGGAGGAAAAACAGCGCCTCCGCGAGCTCTATCCACACGAACGACACGACGTAGTTGCCCTCCGCTAATGCCATACGATGGCATGCCCGAAGAGTATCACGAACTGAGCTATCTGCACCATGGTCAGGTACTTCTTCCACCACAGATACGTCGTGAAGGCTGGACCGAGCGCAGCTAGGAAGTAGTAGGAGTACATGAACACGTGCACGAACGAGTTGAAGCACGTGATGAACATGGCCTGCGCCCTGCGCCCCGTAAGTCACGTTGAGCCACATGTTCCACGACACGATCACGTGGTGCGCAACGTGCAACGTGCTTATCTGGCGATTGTTCTTGCGCAGCACGAAGAACACGGTGTCCGAGAGCTCGGATAGCTTGAACAAGTACAGCCACCACGAGAGGCGCTTGATCTCGAGGCTTGCGGGGCTGTCGCTGCGGTCCATGTCCTGGGAGGAAGGTGTGGCCGAGTCCCAGTAGCCGAGCTTCAGGAAGCGGCACATGAATACGCGCTGAAGAACGTGGTGAACACGTTGTACAGGAGAACGCAGCGTCTCAGATCGAACGCCTTGCGATCGGACATCCATCTCGGCCCGgcccacggtgacgaagcagacGTAAGTGGCGGTGATGAGCGCGATGGATAGTGGACTGCCAGTGAGCAGCCAACCTTCGGCGACCCTGTCGCGCAGTGGGAACCAGGAGTGAAACCGTGTCAGCGAGGTGACGCACCGACGACTGCATGACTCGTAGCTAACAGCAGTCAGAGTGAGAAGTGCTTGGACGGCGGGCTTTTCTTCTGGCTTTACACAGCAAGCGCGCGTCTCCCTCAGCCAGCTGCCGAACGCAAACCCTGAAAGCCAATCAATAAAATGGGGTGTGAGCTTGCCGTTTTAAAAGCTCGTCCAGGACTGACGAAAAAGGGTGGCCTTTCTCTCTCAGGGCAAATGAACTAGAGCACGCCGCGTCAGCTTAGCGGCGTAACAAGGCGTGCACAGGTGCAGTCACGTCTCCATCCCTCGCCCTTTTTTTACTTGCATTGCGTTTTTCACGCCGTCTAGCTGCTTTCGTGACTGGCGCTGCACTGAATTGGAGAGAATGGGTGGAAAAGTGTGAGTTTGCTTTTACACAAATCCGATACAAAAAATAACCCAAACCGAACAATGTACGTGGACGATCATAGTATAATTTGCGCTCCCGATCATGAAACAAAAAAGCAAGGTTACGAAGGGATTGGGAGAAGGGGGAATTGAAATATCTGTCGATAGCGAATAAATAATGTAGGaatcaagtaaataaataataacattACTATGCCACATTCAGGTAAAGTGTTCCACCGTATGGTGGGTATGCTCGCTTTTGCTTTATATATTAGAAATGCTTCATTAATGCTGGTGATGCACGTCAAGCTGCTCGCTTTTACATTTTATTTTACTTCGCCGCATGCAGTGCACAGAAGGGCATTTCCTGAGGGCAACGAACTCTTAGACAGTGAGTCACTTCGAGATAAATTTAATTGCCTAATGACCTTCGCACACACCTATGGAGCTGCGTCTCGAAGGTATTGCCCCAGCTAAACCTCGGTTTTGTGATTTTTTCAAGAGCCTTTATATTTCACGAGCGGTCGGGTCCCTTATTACGCATTTCTCTACCTGCTCGATGCGAGACCTCAACAATTGGAGCTAGAGCATGGCTGGTTATTTTGCTCATCGAGACGACTTTGGCTTTCTGTCGTCGCAACAACAGAGAAGTGACGTCAAACCTGCCATCGCTGTATGGCTATTCTTCGTAAGTGACAGGGTAAGTTTCTTAAAATGCT
Coding sequences:
- the LOC119378094 gene encoding elongation of very long chain fatty acids protein 7-like, with amino-acid sequence FAFGSWLRETRACCVKPEEKPAVQALLTLTAVSYESCSRRCVTSLTRFHSWFPLRDRVAEGWLLTGSPLSIALITATYVCFVTVGRAEMDVRSQGVRSETLRSPVQRVHHVLQRVFMCRFLKLGYWDSATPSSQDMDRSDSPASLEIKRLSWWLYLFKLSELSDTVFFVLRKNNRQISTLHVAHHVIVSWNMWLN